The following coding sequences lie in one Capnocytophaga stomatis genomic window:
- the alaS gene encoding alanine--tRNA ligase: MTSQEIRKQFLKFFEGKGHLIVPSAPMVIKNDPTLMFTNAGMNQFKEYFLGNGKPKSKRIADTQKCLRVSGKHNDLEEVGKDTYHHTMFEMLGNWSFGDYFKKEAISWAWELLTEVYKIPKKNLYVTVFEGSKEDNVPFDQESFDIWKGLIAEDRILLGNKKDNFWEMGDQGPCGPCTEIHVDLRSESEKSKISGRDLVNQDHPQVIEIWNNVFMEFNRKADGSLEKLPAQHVDTGMGFERLCMVLQGVQSNYDTDVFMPLIQRIEEITQHKYVKGNDVSAEEEQTNIAIRVIADHIRAVSFAIADGQLPSNNGAGYVIRRILRRAIRYGFTFLNQKEPFIYKLVETLAVQMGGVFPEIEKQQVLVENVIKEEEASFLRTLEQGLLMLDVMINNITNKQLSGSKAFELYDTYGFPIDLTALILSEKGLTLDEKGFEENLQKQKERSRAAAQVKADDWVILRDDEEEEFIGYDTLEAIVRMVKYRKVESQKDGTFYQLVFNVTPFYPEGGGQAGDKGTLQSANGDVTYIIDTKKENNLIIHISETLPDNLNDPFKAEVHPLGRAFTQANHSATHLLHQALREVLGTHVEQKGSLVDLKHLRFDFSHFQKLTQEEIAEIEKRVNERIQQKIDLQEHRNIPIQQAMDAGAMALFGEKYGDKVRMIQFGESKELCGGTHVKNTGDIWYFKILSEGAVASGIRRIEAITQEAALAYFKEQEAIVGRLRQLVKNTQDPLKAVENLQEENARLQKELENLKKEQAKNLKNHLKNEFKEINGIAFLSQKVNLDVANLKDLAFQLGNEVPNAFILFGSEQEGGKALLLCYISKELTTEKGLDAGKVVRELGKYIHGGGGGQPFFATAGGKNPAGIDEALKEAENYIK, from the coding sequence ATGACTTCACAAGAAATCAGAAAGCAATTTTTGAAATTTTTCGAGGGTAAAGGACACTTGATTGTTCCTTCTGCTCCTATGGTTATCAAAAACGACCCCACACTGATGTTCACCAACGCCGGAATGAACCAGTTCAAAGAATATTTTTTAGGCAACGGAAAGCCCAAAAGCAAGCGTATTGCCGATACTCAAAAGTGTTTGCGAGTTTCAGGGAAACACAATGACTTAGAGGAAGTTGGAAAAGATACTTACCACCACACAATGTTCGAAATGTTGGGTAACTGGTCATTTGGCGATTACTTCAAAAAAGAAGCAATTTCGTGGGCGTGGGAACTGCTTACTGAAGTTTATAAAATCCCGAAAAAAAATCTGTACGTAACTGTTTTTGAAGGAAGTAAAGAAGATAATGTTCCTTTTGACCAAGAATCGTTTGACATCTGGAAAGGGCTTATCGCTGAAGACCGTATCTTGCTTGGAAATAAAAAAGACAATTTCTGGGAAATGGGCGACCAAGGTCCGTGCGGTCCGTGTACTGAAATTCACGTAGATTTGCGTTCGGAAAGCGAGAAAAGCAAAATTTCGGGGCGTGATTTAGTCAATCAAGACCATCCGCAAGTTATCGAAATATGGAACAACGTATTTATGGAATTCAACCGTAAAGCGGACGGTTCACTTGAAAAATTACCTGCTCAACACGTGGATACCGGAATGGGCTTCGAACGACTTTGTATGGTGCTGCAAGGCGTACAATCTAACTACGACACGGATGTTTTTATGCCTCTTATCCAACGAATTGAGGAAATTACGCAACATAAATACGTTAAAGGAAACGATGTTTCTGCTGAAGAAGAGCAAACTAACATTGCCATTCGTGTAATTGCCGACCACATCCGTGCGGTTTCGTTTGCCATTGCTGACGGACAGCTTCCCTCCAACAACGGAGCGGGTTACGTTATCCGTCGTATTTTGCGTCGTGCTATCCGATATGGTTTCACTTTCTTAAATCAAAAAGAGCCTTTCATATATAAATTGGTGGAAACCTTGGCTGTGCAAATGGGCGGAGTATTCCCCGAGATTGAAAAACAGCAAGTTTTGGTGGAAAATGTTATCAAGGAAGAAGAAGCCTCTTTCCTGCGTACTTTGGAACAAGGATTGCTGATGCTCGACGTGATGATAAACAACATTACCAACAAGCAACTTTCTGGAAGTAAAGCCTTTGAACTTTATGATACATATGGATTTCCTATTGACCTTACGGCACTGATTCTTTCCGAAAAAGGATTAACATTGGACGAAAAAGGCTTCGAGGAGAATCTCCAAAAACAAAAAGAACGTTCGCGAGCCGCAGCACAAGTAAAAGCTGACGATTGGGTGATACTTCGTGATGATGAGGAAGAAGAATTCATCGGTTACGACACTTTGGAAGCCATCGTGCGTATGGTAAAATATCGCAAAGTGGAAAGCCAAAAAGACGGAACGTTTTATCAATTGGTTTTCAACGTAACGCCGTTTTATCCCGAAGGCGGAGGACAAGCAGGCGACAAAGGTACGTTGCAATCGGCAAACGGAGACGTTACCTATATCATTGATACTAAGAAAGAAAACAACCTGATTATCCATATTTCTGAGACTTTGCCAGATAATCTCAACGACCCTTTCAAAGCGGAAGTACATCCGTTAGGAAGAGCCTTTACACAAGCGAATCACTCAGCAACGCATCTTCTGCATCAGGCACTTCGTGAAGTATTGGGAACGCACGTGGAGCAAAAAGGTTCATTGGTCGATTTAAAACATCTTCGCTTTGACTTTTCTCATTTTCAGAAACTTACTCAAGAGGAAATTGCAGAAATCGAAAAACGTGTAAATGAACGCATTCAGCAAAAAATAGATTTACAGGAACACCGAAACATTCCTATTCAACAAGCGATGGATGCCGGTGCGATGGCTCTTTTCGGAGAGAAATACGGCGACAAAGTGCGTATGATTCAGTTTGGCGAAAGTAAAGAGCTTTGCGGAGGAACACACGTGAAAAACACGGGTGATATTTGGTATTTCAAAATTCTGTCGGAAGGAGCGGTAGCTTCGGGAATTCGCCGAATTGAAGCCATTACACAAGAGGCAGCTTTGGCGTATTTCAAAGAACAAGAGGCAATTGTGGGCAGACTTCGTCAGTTGGTAAAAAATACGCAAGACCCGCTTAAAGCCGTTGAAAATCTGCAAGAAGAGAACGCTCGTTTGCAAAAAGAGCTTGAAAATTTGAAGAAAGAACAAGCTAAAAACCTGAAAAACCATCTTAAAAACGAATTTAAAGAGATAAACGGCATTGCTTTTCTCTCACAAAAAGTAAATTTGGACGTTGCAAACCTGAAAGACCTTGCCTTCCAGTTAGGAAATGAAGTGCCGAATGCGTTTATTTTGTTCGGCTCAGAGCAAGAAGGAGGTAAAGCATTGTTATTGTGCTACATATCCAAAGAGCTGACCACTGAAAAAGGCTTAGACGCAGGCAAAGTGGTTCGTGAATTGGGCAAATACATTCACGGAGGCGGAGGCGGACAACCTTTCTTTGCCACAGCGGGAGGTAAAAATCCGGCAGGCATTGATGAGGCTTTAAAAGAAGCTGAAAACTACATAAAATAG
- a CDS encoding CPBP family intramembrane glutamic endopeptidase — protein MIKTTLTEFLNFIKKPNDKQLELNFKQKVKFFFILFLFEIIITVTIVLPTLWLADLFLRLEHNSEFLKMTFVTALVVGVFIVPFFEELIFRYLLRYTKLKARFISRERWDKLFPYLVYTFSILFGLIHITNFKINWLALLFTPLLVVSQLIGGFILSFIRVRLNFYWGVGFHSLWNLIFIIVFPLIWEAFQEPFEEKTEKYSVFATTQSFFDDEKPENFTTNWKNNETLLVSLNVKQHSLKEIINSFEPNNDYYFDDILINIDFQSEEGISKKEFLEILDRAYEFK, from the coding sequence ATGATTAAAACTACATTGACCGAATTTCTGAATTTCATTAAGAAACCCAATGACAAGCAATTGGAACTGAATTTCAAACAGAAAGTGAAGTTTTTCTTCATTCTATTTTTATTTGAAATTATTATCACTGTAACTATTGTACTTCCTACTCTGTGGCTTGCCGATTTATTTTTACGCTTAGAGCACAACTCTGAGTTCTTAAAAATGACCTTCGTAACTGCATTAGTTGTGGGAGTTTTCATTGTTCCATTTTTCGAAGAATTGATATTCAGATACTTGTTACGTTACACCAAATTAAAAGCACGGTTTATAAGTCGAGAACGTTGGGATAAATTGTTCCCTTATTTAGTTTACACATTCTCAATATTATTCGGACTAATACACATTACAAATTTCAAAATAAATTGGCTGGCACTCTTATTTACTCCGTTATTAGTTGTTTCCCAACTCATAGGAGGATTTATTCTTTCTTTTATTCGTGTTCGATTAAATTTTTATTGGGGAGTTGGTTTTCATTCACTTTGGAATCTAATATTCATTATTGTATTTCCTTTGATATGGGAAGCCTTTCAAGAGCCTTTTGAAGAAAAAACAGAAAAATACAGCGTTTTCGCCACAACACAAAGTTTCTTTGACGATGAAAAACCTGAAAATTTCACAACAAACTGGAAAAACAACGAAACATTATTAGTCAGTTTGAATGTAAAACAGCATTCTTTGAAAGAAATTATCAATTCATTTGAGCCCAATAATGATTACTACTTTGATGACATACTCATCAATATTGATTTTCAATCAGAAGAAGGAATCTCAAAGAAAGAATTTTTGGAAATTTTAGACCGGGCATACGAGTTCAAATAA